Proteins encoded in a region of the Streptomyces sp. PCS3-D2 genome:
- a CDS encoding IS701 family transposase, whose protein sequence is MTPEDLAAVRCDLEDFAAEVFEPFARNDQRRWGRVYLRGLLTDGQRKSVEPMAARLGEDGNRQALAHFITTSPWDPAHVRARLAWRMERAIRPTVLVFDDTGFLKDGNASACVSRQYTGTAGKVTNCQVGVSLHMASDHASAAVDWRLFLPETWAPGSVKADPDKVARRTACGIPDDIGHVEKWQLALDMLDETRSWGIEVPLAIADAGYGDAAAFRHGLQARGLNYVVGISTTLSAQPGPAVPVAEPYSGTGRPPVAKYPDKPQSVKQLVIAAGRKAAKPVQWREGSRPGTGRSGFKRMYSRFVALRIRPAGREVRQTVDGPELPECWLLAEWPAGQAEPVQFWLSDLPADTPLTTLVRLAKLRWRIEHDYREMKQALGLAHFEGRTWNGWHHHVTLVSVAHAFCTLQRLARAPKDTALA, encoded by the coding sequence GTGACGCCTGAGGACTTGGCCGCGGTGCGGTGTGATCTGGAGGATTTCGCGGCGGAGGTTTTCGAGCCGTTCGCGCGGAATGATCAGCGTCGGTGGGGGCGGGTCTACCTGCGTGGGCTGCTGACCGACGGGCAGCGCAAGTCGGTCGAGCCGATGGCCGCCCGGCTGGGCGAGGACGGGAACCGTCAGGCCCTGGCCCACTTCATCACCACCAGTCCGTGGGATCCGGCGCATGTGCGGGCCCGGCTGGCCTGGAGGATGGAAAGGGCGATCCGGCCCACCGTGCTGGTCTTCGACGACACCGGGTTCCTCAAGGACGGCAATGCCTCGGCGTGTGTGTCGCGGCAGTACACCGGCACCGCGGGCAAGGTCACCAACTGCCAGGTGGGCGTCTCCCTGCACATGGCTTCGGATCATGCCTCGGCGGCGGTCGACTGGCGGCTGTTCCTGCCCGAGACCTGGGCGCCCGGGTCGGTGAAGGCGGATCCGGACAAGGTCGCCCGCCGCACCGCCTGCGGTATCCCCGACGACATCGGGCATGTGGAGAAATGGCAGCTGGCCCTGGACATGCTGGATGAGACCCGCTCGTGGGGCATCGAGGTGCCGCTGGCCATTGCGGACGCCGGATACGGCGACGCCGCGGCCTTCCGGCACGGCCTGCAGGCCCGCGGCCTCAACTACGTCGTGGGCATCTCCACCACCCTCTCGGCCCAGCCCGGCCCCGCGGTGCCGGTCGCCGAGCCGTACTCCGGGACCGGGCGCCCGCCGGTGGCGAAGTACCCCGACAAGCCGCAGTCGGTGAAACAGCTGGTCATCGCGGCCGGCCGGAAGGCGGCGAAGCCGGTGCAGTGGCGTGAGGGATCCCGGCCCGGCACGGGCCGCAGCGGCTTCAAGCGGATGTACTCGCGGTTCGTGGCCTTGCGGATCCGGCCTGCCGGACGCGAGGTCCGCCAGACTGTTGACGGACCGGAACTGCCGGAGTGCTGGCTCCTGGCCGAGTGGCCAGCAGGCCAGGCCGAGCCGGTCCAGTTCTGGCTCTCCGACCTGCCCGCCGACACCCCGCTGACCACCCTGGTCCGCCTGGCCAAGCTCCGCTGGCGCATCGAACACGACTACCGCGAGATGAAGCAGGCCCTGGGCCTGGCCCACTTCGAGGGCCGCACCTGGAACGGCTGGCACCACCACGTCACCCTCGTCTCCGTCGCGCACGCCTTCTGCACCCTGCAACGACTGGCCAGAGCCCCAAAAGACACGGCGCTGGCCTGA
- a CDS encoding acyltransferase yields MSDERTIARDRVPVTAGSPQNATDRARRVLWRAGRSRRVGGATGAARAQRIVVLDGLRLLAALSVVLFHYLASYGTIPWQRTAGELFPALHRIAQFGWLGVAFFFMISGFVICMSGWGKSLGHFWQGRVLRLFPLYWAAVVLSSAAARLGPHVPGEPKVTFGQMLTNLTMLNEPLGVTHVDNVYWTLWVELRFYLLFSLVVLLGSNYRRVATFCWIWALGSVMAPASGIPLLEQLVMPRWAPFFIAGIAFYLVRRAGRLEGETVGILALSWLLMQHRLPEIMAGEGHGINWKVCLSAVTVMYLVMCLIALGKLDRIQWRWLPIAGVVSYPLYLVHQSLGVRVIWRWNEQWGAWPTLLGVIAGMVLFSWLLHRVVERPLARLLRQAMGPRREQSQKLAA; encoded by the coding sequence ATGTCCGACGAACGGACCATCGCCAGGGACCGCGTCCCCGTGACCGCCGGATCACCGCAGAACGCCACCGACCGGGCACGGAGAGTGCTGTGGCGGGCCGGCAGGTCCCGGCGGGTCGGCGGTGCGACCGGGGCCGCGCGGGCACAGCGCATCGTGGTGCTGGACGGCTTGCGACTGCTCGCCGCGCTGTCGGTGGTCCTCTTCCACTACCTGGCCAGTTACGGGACGATCCCCTGGCAGCGGACGGCGGGCGAGCTCTTCCCCGCGCTGCACCGCATAGCCCAGTTCGGATGGCTGGGCGTGGCCTTCTTCTTCATGATCAGCGGATTCGTCATCTGCATGTCCGGGTGGGGGAAGTCACTCGGACACTTCTGGCAGGGGCGGGTCCTTCGGCTCTTCCCGCTCTACTGGGCCGCGGTTGTACTCTCCTCGGCGGCTGCTCGACTGGGTCCGCACGTTCCCGGCGAACCGAAGGTCACCTTCGGGCAGATGCTCACCAACCTCACGATGCTGAACGAACCACTCGGCGTCACCCATGTGGACAACGTCTACTGGACGCTCTGGGTCGAGCTCCGCTTCTACCTGCTCTTCTCACTGGTGGTCCTGCTGGGAAGCAACTACCGCCGGGTCGCGACCTTCTGCTGGATCTGGGCGTTGGGCTCGGTCATGGCACCCGCATCGGGCATTCCGCTGCTTGAGCAGCTTGTGATGCCCCGCTGGGCGCCCTTCTTCATCGCCGGCATCGCCTTCTACCTGGTCCGGCGGGCGGGCCGGCTCGAAGGGGAGACCGTGGGGATCCTGGCGCTCTCGTGGCTGCTGATGCAGCACCGCCTGCCGGAGATCATGGCGGGCGAGGGGCATGGCATCAACTGGAAGGTCTGCCTCAGCGCTGTCACGGTGATGTACCTGGTGATGTGCCTGATCGCGCTTGGCAAGCTGGACCGCATTCAGTGGCGCTGGCTGCCGATCGCGGGTGTGGTCTCCTACCCCCTCTATCTCGTGCACCAGTCGCTGGGCGTGCGGGTGATCTGGCGCTGGAACGAGCAGTGGGGTGCCTGGCCGACGCTGCTCGGTGTGATCGCCGGGATGGTTCTCTTCTCCTGGCTCCTGCACCGGGTGGTCGAGCGGCCGCTCGCCAGGCTGTTGCGGCAGGCGATGGGCCCGCGACGGGAGCAGTCGCAGAAGCTCGCAGCGTAG